From Danio rerio strain Tuebingen ecotype United States chromosome 2, GRCz12tu, whole genome shotgun sequence:
TTATCCATGCCATAATAAGGCTTAGGTCAAAGAAAATGTACTAAAAAGCTTTAAgttaataatgtaaatgtaataaatgtgaaTTACAGTCACTTTGGATAAACTTAATATACTAACATCAGATTTCTGACATCAGATTTTTGAATAGCAGCATAAAATATAAAAGTACACAGTGTATTTTattatatgcaaaataaatgctTAATGAATATCTGTACATACCACTGCTTGTGAGGATGTAGGGCTGGGTGGGATGCACAGCGATGCAGCGAATATAATCTGAATGGGCCTCAAACATGTGTACTCGCTCTAGAGTGTTGTAGTTGAAAACTCGGATTTGCATGTCATCctagaaaaaaagggggaaaagtaTTCAGagatgcaataataataataaaaatgacaataatataacAACCCTATTATTTTGCATGCACTACTacatcttaataataatatatatacttACAGCGCCAGTTATGACCCAATTTTTCCTGGCAACAAACTTGGAAGCTCTCACCGGAAGGTCACAAACCTCAAAAGTCTTAACCAGAGTCTGAGAAAGAGCAATGCAAGcgattattaaacaaaaatgcaatAGGCCATGCTGTAATGCTATACGTTAAGATCAGatgaactataaaaaaaaaaaaataaaaaaaaaaaaagatattcacTTGTGTTTCATGGTTCCACACACAGACACTGCCATTGTACAAACTGGCCAGCATCCATGGTTCGGACGGATGAAGGTCTACGCTTTTGACACGGTCAGATCGAGCCGTGAGTTTGCGCTTGATGTCCAGCCTCAGAGGCTAAAAGGGaacaaacattattaataattattacatcAGCTATTTAGTCAAAAGCAGAAATTATACATCAGTACtctgaaagtaaaataaatttagttataaatttaggggggggggggggggtacaaaAAATTACGTCTGAACTAAAAAGTAAAAGTTTAAagagtttaaagtaaaaaaaaatgtgttaaataaaaatagaaaataaaatagaagaatataataaagaataaaaagcaATACAGAATACTAACTGATATAAGTGAACTGAATTGTATCTATAATGTGAAGCAGTCCATAATGGTAAAGCAGTCCACACAAACACTCTATGTAAACCATcattaaaaaaacagatttaagAAAAGAAAGAAGCGACATTTTGAAATTCAATCTCAATATTATTTTCCCAATGACAACAAAACCACTTGTTTTTTGTAAGCTACATAAAAGGATTCAGAAGCTAACATTCACAGCAAcatactaaataaataatgatagaaTATAATAATGagtatattaataaaaacacaataacgGCGCTATTGAAAAGTATATAGATCCAACATAAATGTGTTGTTGTATAACTATTAACGTGTAAGTTACTTCTCTTAGTGTTAGAGTTACATTCATATCATCAGCTGTTAGCCAGAATATCAGATATTACGTCATAACAACATTTAAGCGGACAATGAATGTCAAATACATGTATTATTAAAGCCTTATGtgttaataatactttaaaataaggcTGAAAATAATCGAATCATTCTCACTGACTGAATGAGAGATGTCTATGTGGCCATTCTGAGGGCCTCGGAGGCTAACAGCGCAAGCTAACGTGATTGAAAGCGTATTTTCCTTTAACATCAACGAAACTGCGCTAATGCTCTCCGTAAAATTAATACTAAAGTTAGACTCACCATTTTTGCGTTTGTTGGGTTTGGTCTCCTTCAGCTGCAATGTTTTTATATCATCCACAGTGAGAGTCTGATGTGTTTTTACGGCTGCAGTTTTGTGCACAGCAGACAAATGTGACGTGGAACTTCCTCAATGCAGTTGCGCTTGACGTCGGCAGCGTTGACGTGACACTCTGATGGCTTCGGCATGTTTCGGATGATTTCGATTAAACCCGGCCGGTGACGATATGCGCTTGAGCTTAACCCTCTCCTCTCTTTgatgaagttttttttctgtgattctTATTTCCCAAAttctaaacaaaataattattttcctcTAAAGGCAACAGTTTTCACCGAAGCATGCTAATTAAGTACAAGCCACTTTATAATTCACAGTGATAAACAATACACTGTCATTTCTTTGTGACACTTTGtggttgttgtattttatttaaataaccaTTTCTCCACCAAGTACTTTTTTTCTCAGTTATGTACACTAAATTTTTATGCTAGGCCTATAGTTCTAATCTTAAATTAATGTTTatggaattatttaaatttttaatgatGATATACTGTCCTGCCTGCCTGACTTGCTGGAATCTTCCAGAATTTGaaacattgttatttatttttattctgttttcttcacccatgttttaatgttttatgtatGCCGGAGATGCCGAAAATAGAGCCTGCAGGCCAAAGCTGGCCCTTTGTATCTTTTGATTTAGCCTGCCAGAGGGAAAATTATTAGGACGGATTggggaatgcctttaacagaaattctcatttatattttaatgtgaccttttgtttgtttttttattgttgaggtacaaaaaagctaactgaaattaaatgtttcaattaaatgtaaataaatcagatttaaaataaaatgtacatagTCACTTAATGAATAGGGGACACAGCAGAAGACATCAGcgtgcaaatcaaggcaaaggcaggttcagcatgactagtgtattcagcattgaacttcaTTGTATTATACATTGattttttattggttttattgtaataagttcattagaACGCATTTGTAAATGCggttaaagtattttttgtttttatttacagtttgaaatgaattagtaaattacccatggcaactttaatgcaaTACAGTTTGCTATATTACAGCTCATAATCAAGCTTGGATTTTAGCCtctcataagaaaaaaaaaaaaaaattgtgaatacCTGATCTATTCTATCAGCTACCTTTACACAATTTACATTTCAAAaagcattacaaaataaaaatctattgaattaaatgatgatgatattatatctgtgtgaatgactgtgtgctTACATTTTTGTTACACTTGATTCTTtatatagatttttcttttatcaCCTCTAATACTTGTGATTATGAAACAGATTTCTGCAGCAGTGTGTGCTGTTGGATTACAGAAGTATAAAATACCGTAAAATTTACAAGTTGTTAACATTTTGACATTATGTTTGCAGAATAATTCTCACAACCACATctgctattttttctttttgcattgtATTATATGTTACAGATGCATCGGATTCAGTTACATGTAAAAATTCCCATTTCTCTTTATTCAAACAGAAGAAAACAAATATTCAGAGAAATGTATTTCAGTCTTTCATCAGTAAAATGAGAAGTTAACAGCTTTTTTGATGGACCTAAATCATATAGTCACATCACAAATCAGTCTTTTCGCTTGTACACTTGCTGGCACACAGCATCTTCACATGTCAGCTCCTGCAAGTCAAATGATCATGAGGTCAACGTGCATTCCTTGTGAGCACAGAGTAGTACAGCAATTGTTTGGCAAATAATAAGGTTTAGGAGACAGAGCTTTCATTTCTTtgattaacttattcattaaacccccccaaaaaagtcacattaatctGGTTGTTGTTATCATGTGCAATGCTCACCAAATAAAGTTTGTTTCCTTCTATCCAATGTTTCCATCCCCGATTGGCTTTCTCACCCTTTTGAACGGCCACCAATTTGTCCCCTTCCCAGGTCACCAGAgtctatgaaaaaatatataataaacctTAAACCCAAACCAGCCTGCAAAAAGTTAATGATTttaattaactgaaaaaaaaattaaacatttatatttactcaAATTGTTTTCTAAAGACGAGCTATAACTGTTATTTTATTAACACaatatttaatgtataatttGTAGATAATAAAGCTATGTTCAGATGATATCAGTATTTGTCCATCTAGGTAAAAGTTGAGCTGTGTACTCTATTTGTTTTACTCTTCAGCACTGAACAAACGGACTAAGATCATGGCCAGGAGGCCGGATGAGGTAAATACAGGTTAAAATAACGTTACGTTATATGACagcaatgaaaagaaaaagaagaaaaaagttcACCTTCAATGCCCTGTTGTCAAATCCCTTAGTAGATTCTTCTTTCTCAACTCCAATAGTGAAGCTCAGCTCATAGTTTTTAAAGGTGCTCTGTGTCTTGATCACAAAATTGTCCCCATCCTGGGTAAAGATCTTTGTTGGAGTGAGGTGAACTGCAATCTTGCGGATGGCAAAGTCAATGTCTATGAGATTAAATACTGGTCAGTTTCATGATGCATATCATAGTTTAAATGTATCTTACATCtgcataataattatttaaaaaacagaacACATATGTTTTCTATTCTGATTACTTGATTACATAACTTTTCCAGCTTACCCAGTGCTTTAAGGTAATTTTCAAGATTTTTACTTGACTCCAGCTCCCATTTTCCAGTGAAATCTACAGGCATGGTTACTGCTGTGTGGACTTCAGTAGGCTGGTGGTCAAAAAGAGGTGATGAACTAAACCTTTTATACTTAACTGTTTATACACAATGAGGCAAGAGGGCAAAGTAATGATAAGAGAGATCTCTGACCTAATAGGAGAAGAGAAAACCTCTTTACCTATAACCTATTGAAAAAAACAGGTCAAAATATATTCAAAGCACTATACAGTGTGATAACCTGCATAGATGACTTATCACTGGACACTAGACAATGTTATTGCTATTTCCTTTGggatcttttaatgattatttgTTCTTTTACCCCTGAGTCCATTGCACCCTCACTGCTGAGTTTGCTCACTGTTTTGTCCCAAGTCAATGTTTCCTGTGCACATGGAAAGAAAACATTATATAAGGTGCGTTGTGTTGTTCTGTGCTCATTTGAGTGCATCAAAATTCACTAAACAATAAACACTAAACATTTGCACACTAAGCTATTTGGGGAAAAATATGGTGTAGACACTTGTATGATAAAGTTTGTATTAGATGTTACAATACATGGTTATGTCCCATTGTATTTAACTGTATTACCATAGTAGTTGACGCATTATCAAAAGCTGGGTGCACAACTCAAGTTTGCTATTGCATAATCATGTCACtacctaaaaaaattattaagccTTATAAGTGATTGTCAgtcacattttcagaataagcacACACTGCATTTTGTATGCATCTTTAAAAACATTAGATACACATAATGTGATCAATAAAAACCTAAAAAAGGTACATCAGGCAAAGCAAACATACTGTATACATCCATTAATCAGATTTGTAAAATGATGTTTTTAAAGAAAGTAATTACCCGTTTCATACTAATACTtcacactgcaaaaaacgtaACACATATCCACTTAGTTGCCCTAGAAAAAGATTAATTGACAACTGAAGCAAACAAAGAGCTTAAATTCTAAAACTTATCAAggaaaataatcaataatcaatgtGAGGTCAGTGGTTAGTTACCatagttgcctcacagcaaaaaggtcactagttcaagtccGGGCTGAACCAGGAACCAAGAGTCTGTGTTTAGTTAGCATGTCCCTCCTATGTCTGCGTGGGGTTCGTCCAGGTGCTTcgttttaccccacagtccaaagacatgcagtatatgtGAATTGGATAGACTAAATAAATTGGAATTGGAAAAACTAAAACAACTAATCGACAACCAATGAAACTTGAGAACTTAGGAAGGCAAAACAGAAACTGAAAAGGGAAAAGAAAACCAAAGCAGAAACAAAAGAATATACACAACAGAACTTCCACTTCCATAAACAAAACTGTAGAACAATCCAAGAGAGAAGGGGTCATGAGCTCTTGAGGACAACACAAAGCATGGATGAATGGAGAAACCATTGGGGAAATTAAGAATGGAGAGCAAAAGACAAACAAGGTGTCACCTCTGGGCACCCGCAGAAAGGAAAAGGATTGCAAAAGTTATCAAACACATAAATTTATTGATAAACACTCACGTCGAAGAACTTAGGAAACACAGGAGACTCAGGAACAACAATGGGGTGTGGATGAAGCATAACCAAGAATACCAGACAATGACTGAACAAAACACAGGACTACAAATGCACCATGATATTTTTCTGCCCACTGAATAGTTGAGAGCAGAGATGAGCCACAGTGGAGACACCATGGGGATGAGCAATGGAGAAGTGTAGGGTTGCAGGGGCACAGACGGATTGGGTCCAATCTGTGCAAATGGAGCCAATGATGTGGAGTGATAGGGAGACACTGGATGCCTGGAGGGCCAAGGCAGAGCAACAGACACAGATACAAGGAGGTATGTTGAGACATAAGCTTAGGAAGGAAGGCAGGCAGATACAACGGAGGACCAAGGTGGAGCCTGAAGGAAAAAGGTGGCTGACAGGATTAGAGTGAAGGAGGGATGAGATGTAGCCAACAGCTGTGATAGAGACACAGATGGAGGTGGAGACCAAGGTAGGTAACAGGGCTGAGGCTTGGGAAGGTGAGGGCTCAGCATGTTGGGGCAAAGCAAGTTCCACCAACATGGAGTCGGAGGGAAGGAGCAGGCTGACAAACCCAGGGGAATGAGGTGTAGTAAGAGGACATAAAGACTGCAGTTGAGGCACAAATGGAGTTAATGGAGGGGGAGACCATGGTAAAGCCAAGGAGATAGAGAGCCAGAGTGACACTCAAGGCCAAAAGTGTTCCAAAGGAGTTAAAAACTGTTATAGAGGCAGATTGGTGACTGATCAAGGAAGTGCCAAAAGTGTCCTTAGCAGAAGAATGAAAACTTAAAGTGTAAAACAGAAAGAAATtactatttcttttaaaaaaattctactgTTGCTCATATTCTCATTGTTTTGACTGAGGTGCCAACTGGCCTAGTGCATAAACAATATTGTGAGTCTATCACCCACTGAGATTCTGCTGCCAGAAAACGGGGCAAGTGGATTGGGGGATTATGCAGCGTCATTATATTTGATCTTCGCTTCTGTGATCAGAGAaatttatttggactttattgtTAAGCATGGAAGACAAGATAAGAAGAAATATGTCAGGAAGAACATGAACAGTTTCCAGCGTTTGATGTCGAGAAGATCAGAATTCCCAACGGCAACTCTTTTTCTTTATTCTGTCACAACTATTCCAGCACTTAGCATATATTCATGAGTCAGACTTTATCTCGAATGCTCCATACAGTGTGTCTTTGAAAAGACCAGTGAAAAAGTAGGACGAATAAGAGAATACAAAGGAAGAATATTTTGGTATTACTCTGAGTAAGCCTATGTGTTTGAGAGGTCTGGAATTAATACATGAAATGAATACCTAAAAAGGATTGATGGATATAAAttcatataatttaaattatatttaaaactgCTGTCTCTTTTTGGCTTACAAAGTCACTCTCTTGTAGTAAAGGCAGAAAAGGCTAGGCTATGATCAGCGAGAAAAGATCTCATAAGAAAATTGAAACGActatgtatctttttttttttaatttccctgTAAGCACATCAAAGTAATTTTTAGTCAGGAAGGAAAGTCAAAACGACCTCATTACTGACAGGTCTCCAACTCCTATTCATGCACTGAACAATTCTCCCTTCACTCTTTCTCTGTATGGCATAAATGGAGGCCTGTTTGACAGCTTTATGATTGCTGCTTTGACTGACTGTTGTGCTGCTGTCAGGCCGAGAATCAAAACAATTACAAACTGACACATCTGCAATGACTGACATGAGTTCATGAGATGTATCGTGCATTGGAATTCACTCCTGCTGACAGAGCTcctgtacaacaacaacaacaacaacaaaaataaaacagaaaagcaTCCCATGACATGAGTAAATGCTCTTTGAGATAATCCAAAGGCTCTAATTGGCTTTAGGATTACAACTTGTGCCCTGTGATTTGAAATTCCACCCTGCACCTTGATGTTGAAACATCAGCGCAGAGGACACGCGTAAGAAAGCAGCCAAAATGTCTCCTGTGGACATGAATGGATATTGGAAAATGACAAGCAATGAAAACTTTGATGAATACATGGAGGCTCTAGGTAGGCTTACacttcattttacatttatttattcattctacCCTTGTGAAAATACTTTTCTTTGGTGAACAAGGTATATAGGATTTTACAGAAAATAGCATGTTGGAATAAGGGAAATACGTGGATGCATTTTGTAAAGTTTAAGTACCTCAAgacctgttgttttttttaatctacagTAACAATTGGCTCATGTACCATATGCAGCTAAGACTGACCATTTCCATATCTATTTAACTTGCAGATGTGAATGTTGTCATCAGAAAAATTGCCAGCTACCTCATCCTAGATAAGGAGATTGTTCAGAACGGTGATCATTTGTACATCAAGACTCTAACCACATTTAGGAACTACGACATGGAGTTTGATGTTGGAAAGGAGTTTGAGGAGGATTTGGTTGGTGTAGATGACAGGAAATGCATGGTAAGTGGCATCCTTGAATTTAAAGTAGCACTAAAAGTGCAACTAAGCAAGAAAAACATAGGATCAGCAATGCTTTACCTGGGAAActaaaccttttttgtttgttagcaCTATGCTACATAGTGTTTGACAGATAGAACATGCTCCAGGATTAACATATTTGTTGATTCCGGAACAACACTTCTGACCAAAATCGTCTTGTCTTGGCCCTATCCCAATCCCTACCCTGAAATCTAACTCTAAGTCTAACTTACCCATATAATTAGAAAGAATTCTAGTGTAGGTGAGGCAGACTGGTGCCTTAAACTTAAAGTTAATACATTTACACAATATATATTCCTTAAATCTGACTGAAACATGTTCTAGCTGGTGAAATCATGGGATCCCCAATTTGCTTCTGTTGTACTCAGATgggaacagtttttttttttcctacacaCGTTATATTGTGATGGATGAATCGGTGATTGCCAGTTCTGTAAATAGGATTTACATACAATGACCTATTGAATCTTAAATCCAGGTTAATGCTGCAAACACCTGGTGCTCAGGGAATGTTAGGTCAACTTGCACAGGAATTTTAAAGGAATCGCCTATGTTTAGTATTGCATATGATATTTACCAGGTTTAAATCTTGTCAGTTTAATTTTTCTCTCTCCTTCAAACACAGTGACAGGAGAAAGCTATTTCCCCATGAAAGCTTGCAAAGAACCAATGTTACTCAACAGTTATAACCCTAAACAAAAATCTGGCATGGTTGGAAGGCGTCCCAAAAAGGAAGCTATAAATCCCTGCCCTTGTAAGGGTGGGTAATTTCTGGTCTTTAAGCCTCACTGTTCTTCAAAGTTTAGCTCCATCCCTTATAAAACTTAACTTGACCCTTCAGGATCTCTGTCGCTCACCTCTGCTCTAGTCTCAATCACTAGGTTTACTTGCACACCTTCTGTTAATTGGTCTCAGGTGCCCTCACCCCATCTGGGTCATGTCACTAACTTTCGTTTTGATTCAGAAAGTCGTTTCTAGAAATTGAGATGGTTTACTAACAAGACACTAACGACAATATATTATCAGTTGCTAGTAAATTGCTCCTAATAGTTTGTCTTCAGTGCATTCACCTACACCCAAGTTATGGCACCTATGTTAGCCCTCCAGTTCTACTCAACCCAAGTGGGATTTGAACCAATATTTTAGATGTACacactaaaaagaaaaataaagttccAGCCTTTAGTGCCAGTACAGCTATAGTATACCTATTGAGGTAAAGGAAGTGAGATGCACTTGTGTAGGTTCTACTCTCAGGGTTCTATTACACTCAACTTTACT
This genomic window contains:
- the rbp2b gene encoding retinol-binding protein 2b, which produces MPVDFTGKWELESSKNLENYLKALDIDFAIRKIAVHLTPTKIFTQDGDNFVIKTQSTFKNYELSFTIGVEKEESTKGFDNRALKTLVTWEGDKLVAVQKGEKANRGWKHWIEGNKLYLELTCEDAVCQQVYKRKD
- the rbp1.2 gene encoding retinol-binding protein 1 — encoded protein: MSPVDMNGYWKMTSNENFDEYMEALDVNVVIRKIASYLILDKEIVQNGDHLYIKTLTTFRNYDMEFDVGKEFEEDLVGVDDRKCMTTVNWEEDKLVCVQKGEKEGRGWTQWVKGDELHVEMRVCGVVCKQVFKRQVFD